Proteins from a genomic interval of Lacticaseibacillus pabuli:
- a CDS encoding 5'-methylthioadenosine/adenosylhomocysteine nucleosidase produces the protein MKIGVVCAMEEEIRELLAVLDNQKSVTIAGQKFYDGTINGQEVSLVECGIGKVQAGMNTALLIDTYHPDLVINTGSAGGIGDGLKVGDVVISSGVAYHDVDSTAFGYLPGQLPQRPQIFKADEKYVQLIKQAAEKTDLTTHVGLIATGDQFVASADQIAKIKQIYPDALASEMEGAAIGQVCTQFGMPFVVIRAMSDVGDENASVSFDDFIIDAGKRSAAMFLEFLKEIAA, from the coding sequence ATGAAAATCGGCGTTGTGTGTGCAATGGAAGAAGAAATCCGTGAACTGCTTGCGGTCCTGGATAATCAAAAATCCGTGACGATTGCGGGCCAAAAGTTCTACGATGGCACGATTAACGGCCAGGAAGTTTCACTGGTTGAATGTGGCATTGGTAAAGTGCAGGCGGGGATGAACACGGCTCTGCTGATCGATACCTACCACCCAGACCTCGTGATCAACACGGGTAGCGCCGGTGGTATCGGTGATGGCCTGAAGGTTGGCGATGTGGTTATCAGTTCCGGCGTCGCTTACCACGATGTTGACTCGACGGCATTTGGTTACCTGCCAGGCCAACTCCCTCAGCGTCCGCAGATTTTCAAGGCTGACGAAAAGTACGTTCAACTCATCAAGCAAGCTGCAGAAAAGACAGACCTCACAACTCACGTGGGCTTGATTGCCACCGGTGACCAGTTCGTTGCCAGTGCTGACCAAATTGCCAAGATTAAGCAGATTTACCCAGACGCCCTTGCTAGTGAAATGGAAGGCGCCGCTATTGGGCAAGTATGTACCCAATTTGGCATGCCATTTGTTGTCATTCGCGCCATGAGTGATGTTGGTGATGAGAATGCTAGTGTCAGCTTCGATGACTTTATCATCGACGCCGGCAAGCGCAGTGCGGCAATGTTCCTTGAATTTCTCAAGGAGATTGCTGCCTAA
- a CDS encoding 5-bromo-4-chloroindolyl phosphate hydrolysis family protein, giving the protein MSKQAKKFNPNIKWWKIIMWAFMGFTFTISGTGNFIISEIGGLIAGVIRFGGEWERTQHRERHGEAPRKYHEWQTVMLAFIGMSLALASLGALGVNIGDGTAGVTIIGLAVPLIAGVFALLNYLWQMRPATEEVPDINKPMSKRLEKHYQESGLSESDVNVFRETMASASKSIHQLENNVQGAPELQDILAESDTMNVIHGYFRAIVDQPQRMNEASPFLYEQLPNLADLTRRYAIIQRHQVKTEDTYLVLSQAKDTLEKLCKKIQNEYTDFVKRDLEDLDTTVELTKRQLDSETKEPSEKDETK; this is encoded by the coding sequence ATGAGTAAACAAGCTAAAAAATTCAATCCAAATATTAAATGGTGGAAAATTATTATGTGGGCGTTTATGGGCTTCACGTTCACCATTTCCGGAACGGGTAACTTTATCATCTCCGAAATCGGTGGCCTGATTGCCGGTGTCATCCGCTTTGGCGGCGAATGGGAACGCACCCAGCACCGCGAGCGCCACGGCGAAGCGCCACGCAAGTATCATGAATGGCAAACCGTCATGCTCGCCTTTATTGGGATGAGTCTGGCATTAGCCTCACTTGGGGCACTGGGCGTCAACATCGGTGATGGCACAGCCGGTGTGACCATCATTGGCTTAGCAGTACCCCTCATTGCCGGCGTGTTCGCACTGCTCAACTACTTGTGGCAGATGCGGCCCGCAACTGAAGAAGTCCCTGACATTAACAAGCCGATGAGCAAGCGTCTGGAAAAGCACTACCAGGAAAGTGGCCTGTCCGAAAGCGACGTCAACGTGTTCCGCGAAACGATGGCCAGTGCCAGCAAGTCCATTCATCAGCTGGAAAACAACGTGCAAGGTGCGCCTGAGCTCCAGGACATCCTTGCCGAGAGCGATACCATGAACGTCATTCACGGCTACTTCCGCGCAATTGTGGACCAGCCGCAACGAATGAACGAAGCTTCCCCCTTCCTATATGAGCAACTGCCAAACCTGGCGGACCTCACCCGCCGCTACGCCATCATTCAACGGCACCAGGTTAAGACCGAAGATACGTACTTGGTTCTGAGCCAAGCAAAAGATACGCTTGAGAAGCTGTGTAAAAAGATTCAAAATGAGTATACAGACTTCGTTAAGCGTGATCTCGAAGACCTGGATACCACCGTTGAGCTAACCAAGCGCCAGCTCGACAGTGAGACCAAAGAGCCAAGTGAAAAGGATGAAACCAAATGA
- a CDS encoding DUF1831 domain-containing protein has protein sequence MALAETAQAVGAPHSYKVSPQIKRYTLMDTGFVKTKNGNFQLERALDPNSPYNSALKLRIQVDKDLKKLSIAVTTSNGLRAVDIFKTDQTAENVVQYNYVLDNLIERQVIEQN, from the coding sequence ATGGCTTTAGCAGAAACTGCCCAGGCAGTCGGCGCACCACACAGTTACAAGGTGAGCCCTCAGATCAAACGGTACACGCTCATGGACACGGGCTTTGTGAAAACGAAGAACGGAAACTTCCAGCTCGAACGTGCACTGGACCCAAACAGTCCCTACAACAGTGCGTTGAAGTTACGCATTCAGGTTGATAAGGACCTCAAGAAGTTGTCCATCGCCGTGACGACATCCAATGGCTTGCGGGCCGTGGATATCTTCAAGACGGATCAGACAGCTGAAAACGTTGTGCAATACAACTATGTTCTCGATAACTTAATCGAGCGGCAGGTTATCGAACAAAATTAA
- a CDS encoding cysteine desulfurase family protein produces MEHIYLDNAATTPMAPEVIKTMTDQMQNDFGNASSTHFFGRTAHTVLDNARQQIATALHVKPATIVFTGGATESNNTAIMQTAAARSGEGKHIITTAIEHLSVLNPMRALEKQGFQVTYLPVDENGEISLADFDAALDDETILVSIMYGNNEVGSVMPIQEIGERLRDHQAYFHVDATQAFGLIDINPEALGIDMLSASAHKLNGPKGVGLLYRDEDVHFEPFLRGGEQETKRRAGTENIPGIAGFGTAVARIDIAAKQALQERYAGFAKRITGALDDAGVTYHINGNLEHERLQHVLNIDLPGVSTYALQTNLDLAGFAISGGSACTAGSLEPSHVLTAMYGADSPRLAESIRISFGSYTTQDQVDAFAAALIKIAKRLLARAVNA; encoded by the coding sequence TTGGAGCACATTTATTTGGACAACGCCGCAACGACCCCGATGGCCCCAGAGGTTATCAAGACGATGACGGACCAAATGCAGAACGATTTTGGTAACGCCAGCTCGACCCATTTCTTTGGCCGGACCGCCCACACCGTGTTGGACAACGCACGGCAGCAAATCGCCACGGCGTTGCACGTCAAACCAGCCACGATTGTCTTCACGGGTGGCGCGACTGAAAGTAACAACACGGCCATCATGCAGACAGCGGCTGCTCGCAGCGGCGAAGGCAAGCACATCATCACCACGGCAATTGAACATCTGTCCGTGCTGAATCCGATGCGTGCGCTCGAGAAGCAGGGTTTTCAGGTGACTTACCTGCCCGTTGATGAAAACGGGGAGATTAGCCTCGCTGACTTTGATGCGGCGCTGGACGACGAGACCATCCTGGTTTCGATTATGTACGGGAATAATGAGGTCGGCAGCGTGATGCCGATTCAGGAAATTGGCGAGCGTTTGCGCGACCACCAAGCATATTTCCACGTGGATGCGACGCAGGCTTTTGGGCTGATTGACATTAACCCTGAAGCACTGGGCATCGACATGTTATCTGCTTCCGCCCACAAGCTAAACGGACCCAAGGGTGTCGGGCTGCTTTACCGCGACGAGGACGTTCATTTTGAACCCTTCCTGCGCGGCGGTGAGCAGGAGACCAAGCGGCGTGCCGGTACCGAAAACATTCCTGGTATCGCGGGCTTTGGAACTGCGGTTGCTCGAATTGATATCGCAGCCAAGCAGGCCTTGCAGGAACGGTACGCTGGTTTCGCCAAGCGAATTACAGGTGCCTTGGATGATGCAGGTGTCACTTACCACATCAATGGGAACCTTGAGCACGAACGGTTGCAGCATGTCCTGAACATCGACCTGCCCGGTGTATCGACTTACGCCTTGCAGACGAACCTTGACTTGGCAGGTTTTGCCATCTCGGGTGGGTCAGCATGTACCGCCGGCAGCCTGGAACCATCCCACGTTCTGACCGCAATGTATGGCGCTGATTCTCCGCGTTTGGCGGAGTCCATCCGGATTTCGTTTGGTAGCTACACCACGCAGGATCAGGTGGACGCGTTTGCGGCGGCTTTGATCAAGATTGCCAAGCGATTGCTCGCACGCGCAGTGAATGCTTAA
- a CDS encoding DedA family protein produces the protein MQDIIINTIERYGYLAVFLLITLENVFPPIPSEIVLSFAGFATKHTTMNPIGAIIAATLGSVLGALILYWVGRLLTPERMARLLNGWVGRVLRFKPDDLAKTEAWFNRRGSIAVFICRFVPIVRSLISIPAGMSRMNVGKFTALSAAGTLIWNIVLIYLGRAAGHAWPHVAGIIDRYAYVSLIVLVIAFVALIVVWRRKHKRA, from the coding sequence ATGCAAGACATTATCATCAACACCATTGAGCGATACGGCTACTTGGCCGTGTTCCTGCTCATCACGCTTGAAAATGTATTTCCACCGATTCCATCCGAAATTGTCCTCAGTTTTGCGGGCTTTGCGACTAAGCACACGACTATGAATCCAATTGGCGCAATCATCGCCGCGACGTTGGGCTCGGTGCTGGGGGCGCTCATTCTGTACTGGGTTGGCCGGCTCCTGACGCCAGAGCGCATGGCGCGGCTGCTCAACGGCTGGGTTGGCCGTGTGCTGCGGTTTAAGCCAGATGACCTGGCGAAGACGGAGGCGTGGTTCAACCGGCGGGGGAGTATCGCGGTTTTCATTTGCCGCTTCGTGCCGATTGTGCGGAGTCTAATTTCGATTCCAGCGGGGATGAGCCGCATGAATGTGGGCAAGTTCACAGCGTTGTCAGCGGCGGGGACGTTGATTTGGAATATCGTGTTGATCTATCTCGGCAGAGCCGCCGGTCACGCGTGGCCACACGTGGCAGGCATTATTGACCGTTATGCCTATGTGAGTTTGATTGTGTTGGTGATTGCTTTCGTGGCACTGATTGTGGTGTGGCGACGGAAGCATAAGCGCGCGTAG
- a CDS encoding toxic anion resistance protein, with product MSESNENKDPQTDLTADLLSDPFAQMNAAPVAKAADAPATTGTEDLQKMSAADQEAAKSLADKIDPLDQTAVLNYGANAQQKLSAFSQNMLNKVSSQDTGAVGDALTSLMTRLNETNPDELRPENSNLISRMFGKVKRSIFEITAKYQKIGAQIDTIAVHLDKEKNGLISDNKMLDDLYDQNKAYFNALNVYIAAAKLKQEELNTKTIPDARAKADASGDQMDVQTVNDLTQFATRLDKRTYDLQLARQITLQQAPQIRLIQNTNQALAEKIQASVNTAIPLWKNQVAIALTLLRQKEAVTAQREVSETTNDLLKKNSSMLKISSIETAKENERGVVDIETLSQTQNDLIDTLKETLEIQQDGRTKRREAEKELSGMEDELKNKLLEYTSGDMNGTDAQPKPRKETH from the coding sequence ATGAGCGAATCAAACGAGAATAAGGACCCACAAACAGATTTAACCGCGGACCTGCTGTCTGACCCCTTTGCGCAAATGAACGCAGCACCCGTCGCAAAGGCCGCCGATGCCCCCGCAACGACAGGCACCGAAGATTTGCAGAAGATGAGTGCCGCAGATCAAGAGGCCGCCAAGAGTTTGGCAGACAAGATTGACCCGCTCGACCAGACCGCCGTACTGAACTACGGCGCTAACGCCCAGCAGAAGCTCTCAGCTTTCTCGCAGAACATGTTGAACAAGGTTTCCAGCCAAGACACTGGTGCAGTCGGGGACGCCCTGACGAGCCTCATGACGCGTCTGAACGAAACGAACCCTGACGAGTTGCGGCCTGAAAACAGCAACCTGATTTCCCGCATGTTCGGTAAGGTTAAGCGCAGCATCTTTGAAATCACAGCGAAGTACCAGAAAATCGGTGCTCAGATTGACACGATTGCCGTCCACTTGGATAAGGAAAAGAACGGATTGATTTCCGACAACAAGATGCTCGACGATTTGTACGACCAGAACAAGGCCTACTTTAACGCCCTGAACGTGTACATTGCGGCGGCCAAGCTCAAGCAGGAAGAACTGAATACCAAGACCATTCCGGATGCCCGGGCCAAAGCGGATGCGAGTGGTGACCAGATGGACGTCCAGACCGTCAATGATCTCACGCAGTTTGCGACCCGCCTCGACAAGCGCACTTATGACCTCCAGCTGGCGCGCCAGATTACCCTGCAGCAGGCCCCTCAGATTCGTTTGATTCAAAATACGAACCAGGCCCTCGCCGAGAAGATCCAGGCCTCCGTCAACACGGCCATCCCATTGTGGAAGAACCAGGTGGCCATCGCGCTCACCCTACTTCGCCAAAAGGAAGCCGTTACCGCGCAGCGTGAGGTCTCTGAAACCACCAACGACCTGCTCAAGAAGAACAGTTCAATGTTGAAGATTTCCAGCATTGAAACCGCTAAGGAAAACGAGCGTGGTGTGGTTGATATCGAGACCCTGTCGCAGACGCAAAACGACCTGATTGACACATTGAAGGAAACCCTCGAGATTCAGCAGGACGGTCGCACCAAGCGCCGCGAAGCCGAAAAGGAACTGTCTGGCATGGAAGACGAGCTCAAGAACAAGTTGCTCGAGTACACCAGCGGCGACATGAACGGCACCGATGCGCAGCCGAAGCCGCGCAAGGAAACCCACTAA